The DNA region GAAAGGTGGACCGATAAAGCGGGGTCCACCCTACGTCGCGGGAACCTCCGTGATCGGCCGGTGGCAACGCATCGCGAATGAATTCGCTCCCACACTCCAATCTCAAAAACCCCGTGGTGGCGCGCCCGTAGGATGGGTCGGGCGGCGTTCCGCGAGCGAAGCGAAACCCATGCTGTGCCCCCGTACGACGACCCAGCCCATCCGCGTTTTGCCCCCAAAAACGGGCGAATGAATTCGCCCCTACGTAGCGACAGCAGGCCGGATCATGCTCCGCGCTTACGCTCACTAGCCGCTCCGAAAATCCCCACAGCCCTCTCGCCTTGCAGCCCTACAAGCTCCAGCGGTAAGCCATCGTATTGGCCCCGAGGGAAGCGGGTGCACCGCTAGCCTTCCGGAAAAATATATCCAAATCAGTATATTTTCGACAATGAAACCACTACGCTTTCTGGGCGATGCCCTGAAATGCCTGCGCGACTTTCCCAGTAGCGCCAAGCAGGACGCAGGCTACCAACTGGACCTATTGCAACGCGGCTGCATGCCAACGGATTTCAAGCCAATGCCGAGCATCGGAACCGGCGTGGAAGAGATTCGGATCAGGGACGAATCCGGGGCCT from Pseudomonas tohonis includes:
- a CDS encoding type II toxin-antitoxin system RelE/ParE family toxin: MKPLRFLGDALKCLRDFPSSAKQDAGYQLDLLQRGCMPTDFKPMPSIGTGVEEIRIRDESGAYRVIYTTRVADAIWVLHAFQKKTQATSRRDIELAKARYQELMRGLK